From the genome of Perca fluviatilis chromosome 1, GENO_Pfluv_1.0, whole genome shotgun sequence, one region includes:
- the atad5b gene encoding ATPase family AAA domain-containing protein 5b isoform X3, with product MRNKLRRNKKCKDDSCPSKEQPRAAEVITLELSESRVDDETPPERASASLAAKYRYVAADVSTPTPLLEERESFCAKGITIAPVFLHTSQRSKSKRSSDGRRLGQPVEKLQESVLPPQTEDVQLVKSHQRLSTLTHLAERKRHRRGQLSPSALHSCLEEIQTSNQAFPVRTVFSTLQKKVGERLQDFGSTAEQLSSLQNHLKEKRKWGNESSERVPKRLRSSLAAEGAVGMGHCLLSAQGVQESPVKTQGRSNKLSRTHRLRQQSGSPAGLANRCEPVDSGLINHTESYSQSLKTSNIHQRDSSLEDVLWTDKYSPQHSSEVIGNPAAVNKLQSWLKKWKLRADCYERRKMEESKREENSSESWDCGDFQGEAGAEDHREEPLCNAMLITGPPGVGKTASVYACAQELGFKVFEVNCSSQRSGRHVLSQLKEATQSHLVEMPGKDPLKPAYFNNYNINSCTPKSETLPGKTARPKNVPSTSKKRAAQKFGHSSRKGKVNPAMVTLANYFKMKAKTDLLHLGGLSPSENPESEKSGNPSPGSDQTVPQDKKTATSLILFEEVNHLATLHSIKTFMTTTKRPVILTTNDPSFKERFNHSLEEIIFRTPSAVNVCSYLQLVGLAENVRLELDDVSSLHRLSRGDVRRCLLQLQLWVCSGGGRASRSGGSPKEPTRVQHSGLTERGEHVDSQLPHCDPCCAASMLGLHPVTQNQLLNLLKCQYWSEIDMDKFLRLLAESWRGGVPLLYSNLELLLPIEAKGTCGLQKELAPSDIDLHITQLDGYVSGKASATNSKSVRNISRLSRRKSIATVFDTSCSLTQNASFSSKRAHLRVPSLRHKTEENAAKVVTNCLDALSDFFDLMSCLDSTMPAAAAPLGSGSCRPEAFVWTGAEIKDGLLDVMSEEGEVDRIWSQERPLEMQAAVEGLGCHRCCWRVSEAWTEAQNYRQELGDARWGRLAERLTLPVSSIKQSLSFSLQPLCAPSVSKRRYELSRRVLGSKSFSLLGNRRAVSVDYMPVLRYICRFQRARQQKEEPARGLNYLSSTPLGLSKSTIQLLAEDFS from the exons ATGCGGAACAAACTCAGGCGGAACAAGAAATGTAAAGATGATTCGTGCCCGAGCAAAGAGCAGCCGCGAGCCGCCGAGGTGATAACGTTGGAGTTGTCAGAGTCGAGAGTCGATGATGAAACACCTCCAGAAAGAGCATCAGCCTCGCTGGCAGCGAAATACAGATATGTCGCTGCAGACGTGTCGACCCCAACACCACTtctggaggagagggagagtttTTGCGCAAAAGGCATTACAATTGCGCCCGTTTTCCTACACACATCACAGCGCAGTAAGAGTAAACGGAGCAGTGACGGGAGGAGGCTGGGTCAGCCTGTAGAGAAGCTGCAGGAATCAGTGCTCCCTCCTCAGACTGAAGATGTGCAGCTGGTGAAAAGTCATCAGCGTTTATCAACACTTACTCACctggcagagagaaagaggcatAGGAGAGGACAGCTGTCACCCTCAGCTCTGCACAGCTGTCTGGAAGAAATCCAAACATCCAACCAAGCATTTCCAGTCCGAACAGTGTTCAGCACTTTGCAGAAGAAAGTGGGTGAAAGGCTGCAGGATTTTGGATCCACAG CAGAACAGCTAAGCTCCCTACAGAACCActtaaaagagaagagaaaatggGGGAATGAAAGCTCTGAGAGGGTGCCCAAACGTCTGAGGTCCAGTCTCGCTGCAGAGGGTGCTGTTGGTATGGGCCACTGTCTCCTGTCAGCACAGGGTGTCCAGGAAAGTCCTGTCAAGACGCAGGGCAGGAGCAACAAGCTAAGTCGTACTCACAGACTGAGGCAGCAAAGTGGGAGCCCAGCAGGCCTGGCAAACCGCTGTGAGCCTGTGGACTCTGGATTGATAAATCACACAGAATCTTACAGCCAGTCCCTCAAAACCTCTAACATCCACCAAAGAG ATTCCAGTTTAGAGGATGTTCTCTGGACAGACAAATACAGTCCTCAGCATTCAAGTGAAGTCATTGGCAACCCTGCCGCTGTGAATAAACTGCAAAG TTGGTTGAAGAAATGGAAACTAAGGGCCGACTGTTACGAGAGGAGAAAAATGGAGGAGAGCAAACGAGAAGAAAACAGCAGCG AATCATGGGACTGTGGAGACTTCCAGGGTGAGGCTGGGGCCGAGGACCACAGAGAGGAGCCGCTTTGCAACGCCATGCTGATCACAGGACCTCCAGGTGTGGGCAAGACCGCTTCCGTGTATGCCTGCGCTCAGGAGCTTGGCTTCAAG GTATTTGAAGTGAACTGCTCCTCACAGCGCAGTGGGCGCCATGTTCTGTCCCAGCTGAAGGAAGCTACCCAGTCCCACCTAGTGGAGATGCCGGGGAAGGACCCACTGAAACCAGCTTACTTCAACAACTAcaacatcaacagctgcactccCAAATCTGAGACTTTACCTG GAAAAACAGCACGTCCCAAAAATGTCCCCTCTACCTCAAAAAAGAGAGCAGCACAGAAGTTTGGCCACTCCAGTCGCAAAGGAAAAGTTAATCCAGCCATGGTCACTTTGGCCAACTACTTTAAAATGAAGGCCAAAACTGATTTGTTACATTTAGGTGGCCTGTCGCCATCTGAAAATCCAGAAAGCGAGAAATCAGGCAACCCATCCCCAGGCTCTGATCAAACGGTGCCACAGGATAAAAAGACAGCCACATCACTCATTCTGTTTGAAGAGGTAAACCATCTGGCAACCCTACACT CCATCAAGACTTTCATGACCACCACAAAGAGACCAGTCATTCTGACCACCAATG ATCCCTCATTCAAAGAGAGATTCAACCACAGCTTGGAGGAAATCATTTTCAGAACCCCATCAGCG GTGAACGTCTGTAGCTACCTGCAGCTGGTGGGCTTGGCTGAGAACGTGCGACTGGAGTTGGACGATGTTAGCAGCCTCCACAGACTGTCCAGAGGGGACGTCAGACGTTGCCTCTTGCAGCTGCAGCTCTGGGTGTGCAGCGGTGGAGGACGGGCGTCTCGGAGTGGAGGCTCGCCGAAGGAGCCTACTCGTGTACAGC ACTCGGGTCTTACTGAAAGAGGAGAACATGTAGACTCCCAACTTCCTCATTGTGACCCATGCTGCGCTGCTAGCATGCTGGGTCTCCACCCTGTGACCCAAAACCAACTGTTAAACCTTCTAAAG TGTCAGTATTGGTCTGAAATAGACATGGACAAGTTCCTGCGGCTCCTAGCTGAGAGCTGGAGAGGAGGTGTTCCTCTTCTGTACTCCAACCTGGAGCTTCTCCTACCCATCGAGGCCAAAGGGACTTGTGGGCTGCAGAAGGAGCTGGCACCCTCTGATATTGATCTTCACATCACGCAGCTGGATGGATATGTCAGCGGAAAGGCTTCAGCCACCAACAGCAAATCTGTTAGGAATATCTCCAGGCTTAGCAGAAGGAAATCTATCGCAACAGTGTTTGACACATCTTGCAGTTTGACACAAAACGCATCATTCTCGTCAAAAAGGGCTCATTTGAGAGTCCCTAGTTTAAGACACAAGACTGAAGAAAATGCAGCCAAAGTCGTAACAAACTGTTTGGATGCCTTGAGCGACTTCTTTGACCTCATGTCTTGCCTTGATTCCACAATGCCAGCTGCTGCAGCACCGCTTGGTTCAGGCTCATGCCGACCTGAGGCCTTTGTCTGGACAGGAGCTGAGATAAAGGATGGCTTATTGGACGTGATGAGCGAAGAGGGGGAAGTGGACAGGATTTGGAGCCAGGAGAGGCCGTTGGAAATGCAGGCCGCTGTTGAGGGCTTGGGGTGTCACAGGTGCTGTTGGCGAGTGTCTGAGGCGTGGACTGAAGCCCAAAACTACCGACAGGAACTGGGAGACGCAAGGTGGGGGAGGCTGGCAGAGAGACTAACGTTACCCGTCTCCTCCATAAAACAGAGCCTCAGCTTTAGTTTGCAACCTCTGTGTGCACCAAG CGTGTCTAAAAGGAGGTACGAGCTGAGCAGGAGGGTGCTTGGCAGTAAATCCTTCAGCCTGCTGGGGAACAGACGAGCCGTCAGCGTCGACTACATGCCGGTCCTCCGCTACATCTGTCGCTTTCAAAGAGCACGGCAACAGAAAGAGGAGCCAGCCAG GGGTTTGAACTACCTCAGCAGCACACCTCTGGGCCTCTCAAAGTCAACCATTCAACTCCTGGCAGAAGATTTCTCATAG
- the tefm gene encoding transcription elongation factor, mitochondrial — translation MWVARRFLSSVAQRSQYAGQSGLFRRPQHGCLPELELRYLQCTCCWRSRVPVAGFETLNATISSTSEPCKEDNRSLDACYTSEQRDAILQLLNTATPSEMAGVKLLRGRKSLNIVEYRTKNGPFKTLESVVNVPLLKHKSAVIVFNSILNPVKKERKVRIQLAKFIRPEVDRSWLEDATSIVSLICGTNKIAWAHVDRGMTVLDWQQVECPNFLRGTYMASAYLNDVSTVLALLPSADFYIIEKSSISVQNTALFPVMAHMRTVEAMLFALLEPRNSSPESNIPPRVLNMMRTAVGRHFGLMVGESRTSGAQTVRQLMTESVTQKLPRINFPPELLVKYRNSFQMGSRRGGEELCDALLQAVAFYELLSESSS, via the exons ATGTGGGTTGCCAGGCGATTTCTGTCGTCGGTCGCTCAGAGAA GTCAGTATGCAGGACAGTCTGGCTTATTCCGTCGCCCTCAGCACGGCTGCCTCCCTGAGCTGGAGCTGCGGTATCTCCAGTGCACATGTTGCTGGCGGAGCCGGGTTCCCGTGGCAGGCTTTGAGACCCTGAACGCCACCATCTCCTCCACGTCTGAGCCCTGCAAAGAGGACAACAGATCCCTGGATGCCTGCTACACCTCCGAGCAACGAGACGCCATCCTCCAGCTGCTCAACACCGCTACGCCGTCGGAGATGGCAGGCGTCAAGCTCCTGAGAGGCCGCAAGTCGCTCAACATTGTTGAATACAGGACTAAAAACGGACCCTTTAAAACTCTGGAGAGTGTGGTGAATGTACCGCTGCTGAAGCACAAAAGTGCCGTAATAGTGTTCAATTCCATCCTCAACCCGGTTAAGAAAGAGCGGAAAGTGAGGATTCAGTTGGCAAAGTTTATCAGGCCAGAGGTTGACAGGTCCTGGTTGGAG GATGCAACTAGCATTGTGTCACTAATATGTGGAACTAATAAAATCGCCTGGGCTCATGTGGACCGTGGGATGACAGTACTGGATTGGCAACAGGTGGAATGTCCAAATTTCTTGAGGGGAACATACATGGCTTCTGCTTACTTGAATGAT GTTTCCACTGTTCTGGCACTCCTCCCATCAGCTGACTTCTACATAATAGAGAAATCGTCCATCTCCGTACAGAATACGGCTCTGTTCCCTGTCATGGCCCACATGAGGACTGTGGAGGCCATGCTGTTCGCTCTGCTTGAGCCAAGAAACTCATCGCCTGAGTCCAACATTCCTCCAAG AGTTTTGAACATGATGCGTACTGCTGTGGGACGTCACTTTGGACTCATGGTGGGCGAGTCGCGGACCAGTGGAGCACAGACGGTGcgacagctgatgaccgagtcGGTGACACAGAAGCTTCCCAGGATAAACTTCCCCCCAGAGCTGCTGGTAAAGTACAGGAATTCTTTCCAGATGGGCagcagaagaggaggagaggaactATGTGATGCTCTGCTTCAGGCTGTTGCTTTTTACGAGCTGCTCAGCGAATCTTCCAGTTAA
- the atad5b gene encoding ATPase family AAA domain-containing protein 5b isoform X2 has product MRNKLRRNKKCKDDSCPSKEQPRAAEVITLELSESRVDDETPPERASASLAAKYRYVAADVSTPTPLLEERESFCAKGITIAPVFLHTSQRSKSKRSSDGRRLGQPVEKLQESVLPPQTEDVQLVKSHQRLSTLTHLAERKRHRRGQLSPSALHSCLEEIQTSNQAFPVRTVFSTLQKKVGERLQDFGSTEQLSSLQNHLKEKRKWGNESSERVPKRLRSSLAAEGAVGMGHCLLSAQGVQESPVKTQGRSNKLSRTHRLRQQSGSPAGLANRCEPVDSGLINHTESYSQSLKTSNIHQRDSSLEDVLWTDKYSPQHSSEVIGNPAAVNKLQSWLKKWKLRADCYERRKMEESKREENSSESWDCGDFQGEAGAEDHREEPLCNAMLITGPPGVGKTASVYACAQELGFKVFEVNCSSQRSGRHVLSQLKEATQSHLVEMPGKDPLKPAYFNNYNINSCTPKSETLPGKTARPKNVPSTSKKRAAQKFGHSSRKGKVNPAMVTLANYFKMKAKTDLLHLGGLSPSENPESEKSGNPSPGSDQTVPQDKKTATSLILFEEVDVIFDDDVGFLAAIKTFMTTTKRPVILTTNDPSFKERFNHSLEEIIFRTPSAVNVCSYLQLVGLAENVRLELDDVSSLHRLSRGDVRRCLLQLQLWVCSGGGRASRSGGSPKEPTRVQHSGLTERGEHVDSQLPHCDPCCAASMLGLHPVTQNQLLNLLKCQYWSEIDMDKFLRLLAESWRGGVPLLYSNLELLLPIEAKGTCGLQKELAPSDIDLHITQLDGYVSGKASATNSKSVRNISRLSRRKSIATVFDTSCSLTQNASFSSKRAHLRVPSLRHKTEENAAKVVTNCLDALSDFFDLMSCLDSTMPAAAAPLGSGSCRPEAFVWTGAEIKDGLLDVMSEEGEVDRIWSQERPLEMQAAVEGLGCHRCCWRVSEAWTEAQNYRQELGDARWGRLAERLTLPVSSIKQSLSFSLQPLCAPSVSKRRYELSRRVLGSKSFSLLGNRRAVSVDYMPVLRYICRFQRARQQKEEPARGLNYLSSTPLGLSKSTIQLLAEDFS; this is encoded by the exons ATGCGGAACAAACTCAGGCGGAACAAGAAATGTAAAGATGATTCGTGCCCGAGCAAAGAGCAGCCGCGAGCCGCCGAGGTGATAACGTTGGAGTTGTCAGAGTCGAGAGTCGATGATGAAACACCTCCAGAAAGAGCATCAGCCTCGCTGGCAGCGAAATACAGATATGTCGCTGCAGACGTGTCGACCCCAACACCACTtctggaggagagggagagtttTTGCGCAAAAGGCATTACAATTGCGCCCGTTTTCCTACACACATCACAGCGCAGTAAGAGTAAACGGAGCAGTGACGGGAGGAGGCTGGGTCAGCCTGTAGAGAAGCTGCAGGAATCAGTGCTCCCTCCTCAGACTGAAGATGTGCAGCTGGTGAAAAGTCATCAGCGTTTATCAACACTTACTCACctggcagagagaaagaggcatAGGAGAGGACAGCTGTCACCCTCAGCTCTGCACAGCTGTCTGGAAGAAATCCAAACATCCAACCAAGCATTTCCAGTCCGAACAGTGTTCAGCACTTTGCAGAAGAAAGTGGGTGAAAGGCTGCAGGATTTTGGATCCACAG AACAGCTAAGCTCCCTACAGAACCActtaaaagagaagagaaaatggGGGAATGAAAGCTCTGAGAGGGTGCCCAAACGTCTGAGGTCCAGTCTCGCTGCAGAGGGTGCTGTTGGTATGGGCCACTGTCTCCTGTCAGCACAGGGTGTCCAGGAAAGTCCTGTCAAGACGCAGGGCAGGAGCAACAAGCTAAGTCGTACTCACAGACTGAGGCAGCAAAGTGGGAGCCCAGCAGGCCTGGCAAACCGCTGTGAGCCTGTGGACTCTGGATTGATAAATCACACAGAATCTTACAGCCAGTCCCTCAAAACCTCTAACATCCACCAAAGAG ATTCCAGTTTAGAGGATGTTCTCTGGACAGACAAATACAGTCCTCAGCATTCAAGTGAAGTCATTGGCAACCCTGCCGCTGTGAATAAACTGCAAAG TTGGTTGAAGAAATGGAAACTAAGGGCCGACTGTTACGAGAGGAGAAAAATGGAGGAGAGCAAACGAGAAGAAAACAGCAGCG AATCATGGGACTGTGGAGACTTCCAGGGTGAGGCTGGGGCCGAGGACCACAGAGAGGAGCCGCTTTGCAACGCCATGCTGATCACAGGACCTCCAGGTGTGGGCAAGACCGCTTCCGTGTATGCCTGCGCTCAGGAGCTTGGCTTCAAG GTATTTGAAGTGAACTGCTCCTCACAGCGCAGTGGGCGCCATGTTCTGTCCCAGCTGAAGGAAGCTACCCAGTCCCACCTAGTGGAGATGCCGGGGAAGGACCCACTGAAACCAGCTTACTTCAACAACTAcaacatcaacagctgcactccCAAATCTGAGACTTTACCTG GAAAAACAGCACGTCCCAAAAATGTCCCCTCTACCTCAAAAAAGAGAGCAGCACAGAAGTTTGGCCACTCCAGTCGCAAAGGAAAAGTTAATCCAGCCATGGTCACTTTGGCCAACTACTTTAAAATGAAGGCCAAAACTGATTTGTTACATTTAGGTGGCCTGTCGCCATCTGAAAATCCAGAAAGCGAGAAATCAGGCAACCCATCCCCAGGCTCTGATCAAACGGTGCCACAGGATAAAAAGACAGCCACATCACTCATTCTGTTTGAAGAG GTTGATGTCAtatttgatgatgatgttggttTCCTCGCAGCCATCAAGACTTTCATGACCACCACAAAGAGACCAGTCATTCTGACCACCAATG ATCCCTCATTCAAAGAGAGATTCAACCACAGCTTGGAGGAAATCATTTTCAGAACCCCATCAGCG GTGAACGTCTGTAGCTACCTGCAGCTGGTGGGCTTGGCTGAGAACGTGCGACTGGAGTTGGACGATGTTAGCAGCCTCCACAGACTGTCCAGAGGGGACGTCAGACGTTGCCTCTTGCAGCTGCAGCTCTGGGTGTGCAGCGGTGGAGGACGGGCGTCTCGGAGTGGAGGCTCGCCGAAGGAGCCTACTCGTGTACAGC ACTCGGGTCTTACTGAAAGAGGAGAACATGTAGACTCCCAACTTCCTCATTGTGACCCATGCTGCGCTGCTAGCATGCTGGGTCTCCACCCTGTGACCCAAAACCAACTGTTAAACCTTCTAAAG TGTCAGTATTGGTCTGAAATAGACATGGACAAGTTCCTGCGGCTCCTAGCTGAGAGCTGGAGAGGAGGTGTTCCTCTTCTGTACTCCAACCTGGAGCTTCTCCTACCCATCGAGGCCAAAGGGACTTGTGGGCTGCAGAAGGAGCTGGCACCCTCTGATATTGATCTTCACATCACGCAGCTGGATGGATATGTCAGCGGAAAGGCTTCAGCCACCAACAGCAAATCTGTTAGGAATATCTCCAGGCTTAGCAGAAGGAAATCTATCGCAACAGTGTTTGACACATCTTGCAGTTTGACACAAAACGCATCATTCTCGTCAAAAAGGGCTCATTTGAGAGTCCCTAGTTTAAGACACAAGACTGAAGAAAATGCAGCCAAAGTCGTAACAAACTGTTTGGATGCCTTGAGCGACTTCTTTGACCTCATGTCTTGCCTTGATTCCACAATGCCAGCTGCTGCAGCACCGCTTGGTTCAGGCTCATGCCGACCTGAGGCCTTTGTCTGGACAGGAGCTGAGATAAAGGATGGCTTATTGGACGTGATGAGCGAAGAGGGGGAAGTGGACAGGATTTGGAGCCAGGAGAGGCCGTTGGAAATGCAGGCCGCTGTTGAGGGCTTGGGGTGTCACAGGTGCTGTTGGCGAGTGTCTGAGGCGTGGACTGAAGCCCAAAACTACCGACAGGAACTGGGAGACGCAAGGTGGGGGAGGCTGGCAGAGAGACTAACGTTACCCGTCTCCTCCATAAAACAGAGCCTCAGCTTTAGTTTGCAACCTCTGTGTGCACCAAG CGTGTCTAAAAGGAGGTACGAGCTGAGCAGGAGGGTGCTTGGCAGTAAATCCTTCAGCCTGCTGGGGAACAGACGAGCCGTCAGCGTCGACTACATGCCGGTCCTCCGCTACATCTGTCGCTTTCAAAGAGCACGGCAACAGAAAGAGGAGCCAGCCAG GGGTTTGAACTACCTCAGCAGCACACCTCTGGGCCTCTCAAAGTCAACCATTCAACTCCTGGCAGAAGATTTCTCATAG
- the atad5b gene encoding ATPase family AAA domain-containing protein 5b isoform X1 — protein MRNKLRRNKKCKDDSCPSKEQPRAAEVITLELSESRVDDETPPERASASLAAKYRYVAADVSTPTPLLEERESFCAKGITIAPVFLHTSQRSKSKRSSDGRRLGQPVEKLQESVLPPQTEDVQLVKSHQRLSTLTHLAERKRHRRGQLSPSALHSCLEEIQTSNQAFPVRTVFSTLQKKVGERLQDFGSTAEQLSSLQNHLKEKRKWGNESSERVPKRLRSSLAAEGAVGMGHCLLSAQGVQESPVKTQGRSNKLSRTHRLRQQSGSPAGLANRCEPVDSGLINHTESYSQSLKTSNIHQRDSSLEDVLWTDKYSPQHSSEVIGNPAAVNKLQSWLKKWKLRADCYERRKMEESKREENSSESWDCGDFQGEAGAEDHREEPLCNAMLITGPPGVGKTASVYACAQELGFKVFEVNCSSQRSGRHVLSQLKEATQSHLVEMPGKDPLKPAYFNNYNINSCTPKSETLPGKTARPKNVPSTSKKRAAQKFGHSSRKGKVNPAMVTLANYFKMKAKTDLLHLGGLSPSENPESEKSGNPSPGSDQTVPQDKKTATSLILFEEVDVIFDDDVGFLAAIKTFMTTTKRPVILTTNDPSFKERFNHSLEEIIFRTPSAVNVCSYLQLVGLAENVRLELDDVSSLHRLSRGDVRRCLLQLQLWVCSGGGRASRSGGSPKEPTRVQHSGLTERGEHVDSQLPHCDPCCAASMLGLHPVTQNQLLNLLKCQYWSEIDMDKFLRLLAESWRGGVPLLYSNLELLLPIEAKGTCGLQKELAPSDIDLHITQLDGYVSGKASATNSKSVRNISRLSRRKSIATVFDTSCSLTQNASFSSKRAHLRVPSLRHKTEENAAKVVTNCLDALSDFFDLMSCLDSTMPAAAAPLGSGSCRPEAFVWTGAEIKDGLLDVMSEEGEVDRIWSQERPLEMQAAVEGLGCHRCCWRVSEAWTEAQNYRQELGDARWGRLAERLTLPVSSIKQSLSFSLQPLCAPSVSKRRYELSRRVLGSKSFSLLGNRRAVSVDYMPVLRYICRFQRARQQKEEPARGLNYLSSTPLGLSKSTIQLLAEDFS, from the exons ATGCGGAACAAACTCAGGCGGAACAAGAAATGTAAAGATGATTCGTGCCCGAGCAAAGAGCAGCCGCGAGCCGCCGAGGTGATAACGTTGGAGTTGTCAGAGTCGAGAGTCGATGATGAAACACCTCCAGAAAGAGCATCAGCCTCGCTGGCAGCGAAATACAGATATGTCGCTGCAGACGTGTCGACCCCAACACCACTtctggaggagagggagagtttTTGCGCAAAAGGCATTACAATTGCGCCCGTTTTCCTACACACATCACAGCGCAGTAAGAGTAAACGGAGCAGTGACGGGAGGAGGCTGGGTCAGCCTGTAGAGAAGCTGCAGGAATCAGTGCTCCCTCCTCAGACTGAAGATGTGCAGCTGGTGAAAAGTCATCAGCGTTTATCAACACTTACTCACctggcagagagaaagaggcatAGGAGAGGACAGCTGTCACCCTCAGCTCTGCACAGCTGTCTGGAAGAAATCCAAACATCCAACCAAGCATTTCCAGTCCGAACAGTGTTCAGCACTTTGCAGAAGAAAGTGGGTGAAAGGCTGCAGGATTTTGGATCCACAG CAGAACAGCTAAGCTCCCTACAGAACCActtaaaagagaagagaaaatggGGGAATGAAAGCTCTGAGAGGGTGCCCAAACGTCTGAGGTCCAGTCTCGCTGCAGAGGGTGCTGTTGGTATGGGCCACTGTCTCCTGTCAGCACAGGGTGTCCAGGAAAGTCCTGTCAAGACGCAGGGCAGGAGCAACAAGCTAAGTCGTACTCACAGACTGAGGCAGCAAAGTGGGAGCCCAGCAGGCCTGGCAAACCGCTGTGAGCCTGTGGACTCTGGATTGATAAATCACACAGAATCTTACAGCCAGTCCCTCAAAACCTCTAACATCCACCAAAGAG ATTCCAGTTTAGAGGATGTTCTCTGGACAGACAAATACAGTCCTCAGCATTCAAGTGAAGTCATTGGCAACCCTGCCGCTGTGAATAAACTGCAAAG TTGGTTGAAGAAATGGAAACTAAGGGCCGACTGTTACGAGAGGAGAAAAATGGAGGAGAGCAAACGAGAAGAAAACAGCAGCG AATCATGGGACTGTGGAGACTTCCAGGGTGAGGCTGGGGCCGAGGACCACAGAGAGGAGCCGCTTTGCAACGCCATGCTGATCACAGGACCTCCAGGTGTGGGCAAGACCGCTTCCGTGTATGCCTGCGCTCAGGAGCTTGGCTTCAAG GTATTTGAAGTGAACTGCTCCTCACAGCGCAGTGGGCGCCATGTTCTGTCCCAGCTGAAGGAAGCTACCCAGTCCCACCTAGTGGAGATGCCGGGGAAGGACCCACTGAAACCAGCTTACTTCAACAACTAcaacatcaacagctgcactccCAAATCTGAGACTTTACCTG GAAAAACAGCACGTCCCAAAAATGTCCCCTCTACCTCAAAAAAGAGAGCAGCACAGAAGTTTGGCCACTCCAGTCGCAAAGGAAAAGTTAATCCAGCCATGGTCACTTTGGCCAACTACTTTAAAATGAAGGCCAAAACTGATTTGTTACATTTAGGTGGCCTGTCGCCATCTGAAAATCCAGAAAGCGAGAAATCAGGCAACCCATCCCCAGGCTCTGATCAAACGGTGCCACAGGATAAAAAGACAGCCACATCACTCATTCTGTTTGAAGAG GTTGATGTCAtatttgatgatgatgttggttTCCTCGCAGCCATCAAGACTTTCATGACCACCACAAAGAGACCAGTCATTCTGACCACCAATG ATCCCTCATTCAAAGAGAGATTCAACCACAGCTTGGAGGAAATCATTTTCAGAACCCCATCAGCG GTGAACGTCTGTAGCTACCTGCAGCTGGTGGGCTTGGCTGAGAACGTGCGACTGGAGTTGGACGATGTTAGCAGCCTCCACAGACTGTCCAGAGGGGACGTCAGACGTTGCCTCTTGCAGCTGCAGCTCTGGGTGTGCAGCGGTGGAGGACGGGCGTCTCGGAGTGGAGGCTCGCCGAAGGAGCCTACTCGTGTACAGC ACTCGGGTCTTACTGAAAGAGGAGAACATGTAGACTCCCAACTTCCTCATTGTGACCCATGCTGCGCTGCTAGCATGCTGGGTCTCCACCCTGTGACCCAAAACCAACTGTTAAACCTTCTAAAG TGTCAGTATTGGTCTGAAATAGACATGGACAAGTTCCTGCGGCTCCTAGCTGAGAGCTGGAGAGGAGGTGTTCCTCTTCTGTACTCCAACCTGGAGCTTCTCCTACCCATCGAGGCCAAAGGGACTTGTGGGCTGCAGAAGGAGCTGGCACCCTCTGATATTGATCTTCACATCACGCAGCTGGATGGATATGTCAGCGGAAAGGCTTCAGCCACCAACAGCAAATCTGTTAGGAATATCTCCAGGCTTAGCAGAAGGAAATCTATCGCAACAGTGTTTGACACATCTTGCAGTTTGACACAAAACGCATCATTCTCGTCAAAAAGGGCTCATTTGAGAGTCCCTAGTTTAAGACACAAGACTGAAGAAAATGCAGCCAAAGTCGTAACAAACTGTTTGGATGCCTTGAGCGACTTCTTTGACCTCATGTCTTGCCTTGATTCCACAATGCCAGCTGCTGCAGCACCGCTTGGTTCAGGCTCATGCCGACCTGAGGCCTTTGTCTGGACAGGAGCTGAGATAAAGGATGGCTTATTGGACGTGATGAGCGAAGAGGGGGAAGTGGACAGGATTTGGAGCCAGGAGAGGCCGTTGGAAATGCAGGCCGCTGTTGAGGGCTTGGGGTGTCACAGGTGCTGTTGGCGAGTGTCTGAGGCGTGGACTGAAGCCCAAAACTACCGACAGGAACTGGGAGACGCAAGGTGGGGGAGGCTGGCAGAGAGACTAACGTTACCCGTCTCCTCCATAAAACAGAGCCTCAGCTTTAGTTTGCAACCTCTGTGTGCACCAAG CGTGTCTAAAAGGAGGTACGAGCTGAGCAGGAGGGTGCTTGGCAGTAAATCCTTCAGCCTGCTGGGGAACAGACGAGCCGTCAGCGTCGACTACATGCCGGTCCTCCGCTACATCTGTCGCTTTCAAAGAGCACGGCAACAGAAAGAGGAGCCAGCCAG GGGTTTGAACTACCTCAGCAGCACACCTCTGGGCCTCTCAAAGTCAACCATTCAACTCCTGGCAGAAGATTTCTCATAG